Below is a window of Georgenia soli DNA.
TGCCGCCGACGAACGGTGCGTACGACGTCGGGTCCACCTGGATCTCCAGGCGCCGCGACCCCTCGGCGGCGTCGTCCTCGGCCGCCTCCCGCACGATCCGCCGCATGGCGGCCTCGGAGCGGACGACGGCGCGCGCGGCGTCGTAGGAGCGCTGGAACCGGAACCACCCGCGCTCGGAGGCGGGCACGCGCAGCGCCTGCGTGTCCGTGAGCGACTCCGGCAGCCGGATGCCCTGCTCGGCCGCGAGCTCCCGGAGCGTCGAGACCCGCATCGAGCCCGTGAAGTGCAGGTGCAGGTGTGCCTTGGGCAGAGTGGTCAGGTCGCGCACCTCCGTGAGTCTGCCACCGTGGCGTCCACGAGGCCGTGTCCGACCGGTACGGGACGCCGGAACGTGGTCAACTTGCCCCATGAGCGTCCCAGCTGCCGCCGAGCGAGAGCCGGCCGACGTCGCGCTGCTCACCGGTGCCGAGGCCGGCGACATGCTGGCCGGCGCGCTCGAGGCCGAGGGGGGCCGGCTGCTGAACTGGCAGGTGCACACCATCCACCACCGCCCCGGCGCGGGCGTCACGGTGGGGTACACCGCGACGGTCGAGCGCGCGGACACCGTCGGCGACGTCGTGCAGAGCGAGGAGTACCTGTGCGCCACCACGGCGCGCCTCTCGCGCGGCGCCGGCCCGGGGCTCGTCCGCCTCGTGCAGCCCGACGGCGGCCCCGTGGTGCACCTGTGGCGCCACCCGGCCGACCCGGAGCTGCCCGCGCTCGCCGTCGCCTGCGACGCCACCCTGCTCTCCCAGCGCCTCGGCACCGAGGTGGGAGTCGAGCTGCTGGCGTACCGGCCCACCCGCCGGGCGGTGCTGCGGGTGCGCCGCGCCGAGCGCGGGGGAGCGGCGGCGTACCTCAAGGTCGTGCGGCCCTCCGCCGCGGGCGCGTTCGTCGAACGCCACCGCACCCTCACCGCCGCCGGCGTCCCGGCCCCGGAGGTCCTCCAGGCCGACGAGGACGGGCTGGTGCTGCTCGCCGCCGGGCACGGCACCCCGCTGGCCAACCTCCTCTCGCGGGGGCTGGGAGAGCGCACCGACGCGGTGCTGGAGGCGCTCCTGAGCACCCTGGACCATCTGCCGTCCGCCGTGCTCGACCTGCCGCGACGGCCGGCCTGGTCGGAGCGGGCCGACCACTACGCGCACGCGGCGGCCACCGTGCTCCCCGAGCACGCGGCGCGAACCCGGGCGCTCGCGGACGGCATCAACCACCTCATGGCGAGCTCTGACCCCGGGCCGCTCGTGCCCACGCACGGCGACTTCTACGAGGCGAACATCCTCATGGACCCCCGCCCGGACGTCGTCGCGGTGACGGCCCTGCTGGACGTGGACGCCGTCGGCCCGGGCCACCGCGTCGACGACCTGGCCTGCCTCCTCGGCCACGTCTCCGTCCTGCCGCACCTGGCCCCGGAGACGTACCCGCACGTCCCGGAGGTGCTCGACGCCTGGACGCGCACGTGCTCGACCCTCGTGGACCCGGTGGCCCTCCACGCCCGCTGCGCGGGGGTGGTGCTCTCGCTCGTGGCCGGGGCCCGCCGCACCGACGGCGCCCACTGGCGTCCCGACGCGGAGGGGCGGCTCGCCTGCGCCGAGGCGTGGCTCGCCCACGGCCGCGAGCTCCTCGCGCGCCGCGGTCCGCGCTGATCGGACCTCGTCCGGCCGGTGGCCCTCGGGCTTCCGCGGCCCGCGCCCGGCCCTCCGGCCGCGGATGAGAGAGCTGTCATCTTCCCCTCCTCCTCGTCTCACCCCGGTCCGAAAGAGTTGCGGTCATCGACGGAGAGGGCCGAACCGCCTCTCCCGGAAGCGCAACAGCAGGAGGGGCATTCCGATGAACCGCAAGCTCTGGCTCACCACCGGCACCCTGAGCGTCCTCGCCGCCGCGAGCGGTGCGGGCGCCGCCTTCGCCGACACCGACGACGGCTGGGACGACTCCGGCGCCGAGGTCACGACGTCCGCGGACGACTCCGGCGCCGAGGTCACGACGTCCGCGGACGACTCCGCGAGCACCCCGGCGACAGCGACGCCCGCCGACACCCGGGCCACCGACCCGGCCTCCGTCAGCGCCGGCAGCGCGACCACCGCGACCACCGCGGTCTCTGCCGTGTCGGCCCAGAGCGCGGTCAGTCCGACGACGCCCGCGTCGGCGGCGAGCTCGGTGACGCCCGCGTCGGCGGCGAGCTCGGTGACGCCCGCGTCGGCGGCGAGCTCGGTGACGCCCGCGTCGGCGGCGAGCCCCGTCACGCCGGCGTCGGCGGCCAGCGCGGTGACGCCCGCCTCGTCGGCCAGCCCCGTGACCCCGGCGTCGCCCGCCTCCGCGCCGTCGGCGCCGTCGGGCGAGTGAGCAGGGACGCCGGCCGGAGACCCCGTCCGCGCGGCCGGCGTCCACCGTTCCCACGCCCGTCCACGAGCCGCTCGATAGGATCGTGGACCGGCGGACGAGCTTGGTGAGGAGCTGAGATGGTCGCCAACAGGACCTGGGCGGTGATCGGGGGCGCGCTGGGCGCCGTCGGGATCGCCGGCGCCCTGACCGCCACGGCGGGCGAGCCCCGTGACCCCGTGGACCTCGACGCCGTCGAGATCGCGTCGACGGCGGACGGCACCGTGCCCGCCGCCACGCCCGGTCCGGACCCCGCACCGTCGCCGAGCGGCCCCGCGGGGGCCGCCACGGATGACGGCCTCGACGACTCCGACGATCACGACGACCGCCGCGACGACGACGACCGCGACGACGACGACCGCGACGACTCGGACGATCACGACTCCGACGACGACGACCGCCGCGGCGGCGACGACCGCGACGACTTGGACGACGACGACTCGTCCGGCCCGACCGTGGTCTCGCCGCCGAGCCCGGTGACCGCGGACACCCCCGACTGATGCTCGCGATACTCGGACCTGGAGCGGTGGGCGGACTGCTCGGCGCAGCGCTCCACAGAGCGGGGGAGGACGTCGTGGTGGTCGCGCGGCCCGCGAGCGCCCGGCGGATCCTCGCCGAGGGCATCCAGGTGCGCTCGGAGCTGTTCGGGGAGTTCACGGCCATGGTGCCGGTGACCACCGCCCTGCCGGCGGGCTCCGCCGTCGTCCTGGCGGTCAAGGCCTACGGACTGCCCGACGTCCTGCCGCAGCTCGCGGCCGCGCGACCGAGCGAGGTCCTCGCCCTGCTCAACGGGCTGGGGCATGCCGAGGCGCTCGGGGAGATCCCGGGCGCCCGCTGCGGGTCCGTGCAGGTGGAGGCCGCGCGCGAGGACGGTGTCGTCATCCACCGCGGCAGGTTCCTCATCGTCAACGTGCCGGCCGACGCCGACGGCCGGATCGCCGCCGCCCTGCGGCGGTCCGGTGTCGACGTGCGTGTGCGGGGCACGGAGCAGGACGTGCTGTGGGCCAAGTACAGCTTCCTGGCGCCGACGGCGCTCCTCACCTCGTGGGCCGACCTGCCGCTCGGGGAGGCGCTCGCCCGCGACCCCGACGTCGCGCGCGGCGTGGTCGACGAGGTCGCGGCGGTGGCGACGGCGGACGGTCACCCCACCACCTCCGACGAGCTGGATGCCCTGCTCCGCCGGCTGCCGGCGACGATGATGTCCTCGCTGCAGCACGACGTCCGCGCCGGCGGCCCCACCGAGCTGGAGGCGATCGGCGGGCACCTGATCGTGCTGGGGGAGCGCCACGGCGTCCCAGTGCCGACCCTCGAGCGCGTGGTGGACGACCTCCGGAGCCGGCTCGCCGCGTGAGGCGGGCCCATACGAGGCGACCCGTCGAACGAGGCGGGTCCGGGCGAAAGCCGTCCCGGCCGCGTGAGGCGGGCCGGGCGTGAGACGACCCGGCCGTGTGCGGGCGGAAGGCGTCGTCAGCGGGTGACGTCGACCAGCCGGTAGCCCATGCCGCGGACCGTCTCCACGTGGGCCGCGCCGATCTTGCGGCGCAGGTAACGCACGTACACGTCGACCACGTTCGACCCCGGGTCGAAGTCGTAGCCCCACACGCGCGAGAGCAGCTGCTCGCGGGAGAGCACCTGGCCCGGGTGGGTCATGAAGGTCTCGAGCAGGCTGAACTCGCGCGCGGAGAGGTCCACCTCCTTACCCTCGACCGTTACGCGCCTGCTGCGCAGGTCCAGGGAGAGGTCGCCGTGGGCCAGCACCGTCGTCTCGACGGTCGACGGCTCGGTGCGCAGCCGCAGCCGGACCCGCGCGAGCAGCTCCTCGAAGCGGAACGGCTTGGCCATGTAGTCGTCGGCGCCGCCGTCGAGACCGGCGACCGTGTCGTCGACCGAGGACCTGGCGGTGAGGATGATGACGGGGACGGTCGAGCCCTGGCCGCGCATGCGCCGGAGCACCTCGAAGCCGTCCATGTCCGGCAGCCCGATGTCGAGGATGACCAGGTCGTAGCCGTCGGTGTGGGCGTGGGCGAGCGCGTCACGCCCGGTGGCCACCGCCGTCGGCAGGTGCCCCGCGGCCCGGAGCCCCTTGGTCACGAACGAGGAGATGCCCGCCTCGTCCTCGACGATCAGGATCTGCGCCATCTTCCCTCCGCGGTTCCGGTTCCGGACAGTCTGGCACCGTTCGTCCGTCGGGCCCGGGACATGGCGAGATCCGCCGCGCCGCCGCGGCAGTCCGACGCCGCCGCGCTCGAGGGGCCCTGCCGCTGAGGCCCTCCACGTCGCCTGTGACCGGAGCCGAGTGCGCCCGCCGGCACGCCAGGTTTCGGCCACCCGGGGCTGGATGGAGGAGACCGGAGGCACTAGGTTGCGTGCAATCCGGGTTCCGGACAGGCCGGGGCCGAGACCGAGGGGGACGGCATGGACAGCGAGCGGCTGGCGAAGATCCTGGGCGACATCGGCGGGGTGGTGTGGGGTCCGTTCATCCTCATCCCGCTCCTGCTGGGCGCCGGCCTGTACCTGACCATCCGGCTGGGCGGGCTGCAGTTCCGCAAGCTCGGCGCCGCGCTGCGCCTCGCCCTGGTCCAGCGCAAGGACGAGGGCGCCGACGGCGACATCTCGCACTACCAGGCCCTCACCACCGCCCTCGCCGCCACCGTCGGCGTCGGCAACATCGCCGGCGTGGCCACGGCCATCCACCTGGGTGGTCCGGGCGCCCTGTTCTGGATGTGGGTCACCGGCCTGCTCGGCATGGCGTCGAAGTACTCGGAGGCGTTCCTCGGGGTCCGGTTCCGCACGAAGGACGCCAAGGGCGACGTCTCCGGCGGACCGCAGTACTACCTCGCCCGGGCCATCCCCAACCGGTTCGGCCTGGTCCTGAGCCTCACCTTCGCCGTGTTCGCGGTGCTCGCCAGCTTCGGCATCGGCAACATGACCCAGTCCAACACCGTGGCCACCTCGGTGGAGGGGTCCTTCGGCGTCCCGGTGTGGCTCGTCGGCCTCCTGCTGGCCGTCGGCACGGGCGCGGTGCTCATCGGCGGCATCCGCTCGATCGGCAAGGTCACGGCCGGCTTCGTCCCGATGATGATCGTGCTCTACGTCCTCGCGTCGCTGGTGCTGCTGGTCATGAACGTCGCCGACATCCCGCAGGCGCTCGCGCTGATCTTCACCGACGCCTTCACCGGGACCGCGGCCGCCGGCGGGTTCCTCGGCTCGACGATGATCCTGGCGATCCAGTTCGGCGTCGCCCGCGGAATCTTCTCCAACGAGTCGGGCATGGGTTCCGCCGCCATCGCGGCGGCCGCCGCCCAGACCCGCCACCCCGTCCGCCAGGGCCTCGTGTCGATGACGCAGACGTTCATCGACACGCTCATCGTCGTGTCGATGACCGGCCTCGTCATCATCACCACCGGCGCCTGGCAGAGCGAGAAGGAGGGTGCCGGGATGACGGCCGAGGCGTTCAACGCCGGCCTCGGGCCGTGGGGCCACTACATCGTGACGATCTCCGTCATCTTCTTCGCGTTCTCCACCGTGCTGGGCTGGGCCTACTACGGCGAGCGCTGCATGGAGCGGCTCGTGGGCGTCAAGGGCGTCATGCCCTACCGCGTGCTGTTCACCATCGTGGTCTTCGTCGGGGCGACGACGGAGCTGACCGTCGTCTGGAACTTCTCCGACATCATGAACGGGCTGATGGCCCTGCCCAACCTCATCGGCCTGGTCATCTGCGCGGGGCTCATCGCGCGCGAGACGAAGGCGTACCTCGCGCACGACCCGCAGCTGCTCCAGGAGCCGTCGGTCTCCACGCTCGAGGGCACGGCCGCGCTGGAACGACTGGTCCGCCGCTAGCCAGGGCTCCGGCGGCAGCGGGCTCCCCGGCGGGCAGGCCCGCCCGCCGGGGAACCGCCGCTGCGGACTCGTCAGGTCCGAGCGGCCCCGCCTGTCACGCCCGGGCGGCCTCGTCGGTCGAGGCGACCGGCTCCTCCGACGGGCGCGGGTCGACCTCCACGTCCACGGCCGGCAGGTCCAGCAGGAAGAGCGACCCGGCGCCGGGGTGGGAGTCCACGCGCACCGTGCCCCCGTGCGCCTCGGCGATGGCCGCCACGATCGCCAGCCCCAGCCCCGCGCCCTCGCGGCGTCCCGCCTCGCCGGGTGCGCGGGCGAACCGGTCGAAGATGCGCTCGCGCTGCTCCGGTGCGATGCCGACGCCCTCGTCCCGGACCCACAGGTGCAGCCGGTCGCCGTCCAGCGCGCACCCGATCGCCACCGTCGAGCCGTCGTCGGAGAACTTCACCGCGTTCGCGACCAGCTGCAGCATCGCCTGGGTGAGCCGCTGCGCGTCCACGCTCGCCTCGGCCTCGAGGCGCTCGTCCACCCGCCACCGGCGCTCGCCGAGCGGCCGCGCCTGGTCGAGCACGTTGTCGATCAGCAGCCCCAGCGAGGCGGGGGCGGGTTGGACGAAGTCCGGCTGCTCGGACCGGGCCAGCATCACGAGGTCGTCGGCGAGGCGGTGCATCCGGTCGAGCTCGCTGAGGGCCAGCGCCTTGGTGGCGGCCGTGTCCGCGGGGTCGGCGGGATCCATGAGCTCGAGGTGACCACGGACGATGGTGATCGGCGTACGGAGCTCGTGGCCGGCGTCGTCGAGAAGCCTGCGCTGGGAGGAGAAGGCGTCCTCCAGGCGGGCCAGCATGGCGTTGAAGGTCCGGGCGAGGTCGCTGAGGTCGTCGGTGCCCGTCACGTCGATGCGGCGGGACAGGTCCGTCTCGGAGATCGTCTCCGCCGTCTCGCGGAGCTGGCGCACCGGTCGGAGGAGCCGCCCCGACAGCAGCCACCCGACGACGGCGAGCACCGCGAACGAGACGGCGCTGACGAGGGCGTAGGTGCGGAACGTGTCGGTCACCGACGCCTGCTCGGCGGCGCGGTCGAACGCGACGACGAGGGCACCGACGCCGACGTCGTCCACGGTGACCGGGATCAGCGCGTAGCGGTACTCGGCGGCCGCGGTCGTCACGGACGCGATCCGTCCCGAGCCGGAGCCGGACGCGGCCTCGAGCTGGTCGGTCAGGTGGGTGACGAGCTCGGCGTCGTCCGCCAGGGGCAGGCCCGAGGGCATGGTGTACTCCAGCCGGCCGTCGACGAAGCCCACCATCCCCTCGCCGGGGCCGGGCACCTCCCGCACCATGCCGTCGTAGATGATCTCGCGGGCGTCGGCGCCGGCCGTGCGTGCCGCGTCGTCCGCGAAGGCGGAGAACTCCTCGGCGGTGCGGTGCAGGCTCGCGTCGACGACGTCGTCGACGCGGTCACGCTGCAGCACGAAGGCGGTGCCGCCCGCCACGAGGAGCGTGAGCCCGGTCAGGGCCAGCACCAGCACGAGGATGCGGGCGCGCACGGTCGTGCCGCGAGGGTTGCCACCCGTCGTCGCCATCGTCTCCTCCTCCGCCCGCCGCGCTCTGCCGAAAACGCTCCCGGCGGGTCCTGCGGTTCCCTTCCGGCCGGTGCGCGCCGATCGTCCCACCGATGGTGACGCACGCGGATGAGACGGGGATGAGAGGAGCCCGGGACCCGTCAGGGTCCCGGGCTCCTTCCCGACGGCGCAGGGGGCCTCAGGCGAGCAGCTCCTGGATGCGGCCGACACCCTCCACGAGGTCGTCGTCGCCCAGCGCGTAGCTCAGGCGCAGGTAGCCGCTGGGGCCGAACGCCTCGCCCGGCACGACGGCGACCTCGACCTCCTCGAGGATCAGCTCGGCGAGCTCCGCCGAGGTGGTGGGCGTGCGGCCCCGGATCGTGCGGCCCAGGACGCCCTCGACGGACGGGTAGGCGTAGAACGCGCCGCGGGGCGTGGGCAGCGTGACGCCGTCGATGGCGCGGAGCATCTCCACCATGGTGCGGCGGCGGCGGTCGAACGCCGTCCGCATGTTCTCGACGGCGGAGAGGTCGCCGGTCAGGGCCGCCACGGCGGCGCGCTGGGAGACGTTGGCGACGTTGGAGGTCAGGTGCGACTGCAGGTTCGTGGCCGCCTTGATGACGTCCTGCGGGCCGATCATCCAGCCCACGCGCCAGCCCGTCATCGCGTACGTCTTGGCGACGCCGTTGAGCACGATCGAGGTGTCGACCAGCTCGGGGACGACCCGCTGGATCGGGGTGAACACCGTGTCGTCGTAGACGAGGTGCTCGTAGATCTCGTCGGTGATCACCCATACCCCGTGCTCCACCGCCCAGCGGCCGATGGCCTCTGTCTGCTCGGGGGAGTAGACGGCGCCGGTCGGGTTCGACGGTGAGCAGAACAGCAGCGCCTTGGTCCGCTCGGTGCGGGCCGCCTCGAGCTGCTCGACCGTGACGAGGTACTCCTGGTCGGCCCCGGCGAACACCTCCACCGGGGTGCCGCCCGCGAGCGTGATGGCCTCGGGGTAGGTGGTCCAGTACGGGGCGGGCAGCAGCACCTCGTCGCCCGGGTCGATGATGGCGGCGAACGCCTGGTAGACGGCCTGCTTGCCACCGTTGGTGACGAGGACGGAGTCGGGGGAGACCTCGTAGCCTGAGTCGCGCAGGGTCTTCGCGGCGATGGCCTCGCGCAGCACCGGCAGCCCCTTCGCCGGGGTGTACCGGTGGTTGACCGGGTCCTTGGCGGCGGCGATCGCGGCCTCGACGATGTAGTCGGGCGTGGGGAAGTCAGGCTCGCCGGCGCCGAAGCCGATCACCGGACGGCCCGCGGCCTTGAGGGCCTTGGCCTTGGCGTCGACGGCGAGCGTCGCCGACTCGCCGATCGCGGCGAGCCGGGCGGAGACACGGGACTTGGATGTGGTGGATGCGCTCACAAGGCCTATCGTGGCACGCGCCCATCTGGTGGTCACGGGCCGTTCGGTCACCGGGCGGGCAGCACCTTCTGGCCCCCGGGCTGACGGCAGCCTCGGGCACCGGCGGACGGCCTCCGCGGCACGGTCCGAGCGGAGGGGACCACGTGTGACGAGGCTCCCTGCGGGGCGGGTTCGACCAAAAGCCCCTCGACCACGTACACTCGACGCCGGTGGTTGACGTCCGCCATGCTGAAGCGTGCCCGTGCGGGTAGGTGAGAGCATGGGGGTAGATCACCGAAGGGCAGTGGCGCAATTGGTAGCGCACCGGTCTCCAAAACCGGCGGTTGTGGGTTCGAGTCCCTCCTGCCCTGCCAGGACTGCACCTCCAGACGGAGGATGTGGACGTCCTGATGGCTTCGCCGCACGGCGAGCCGGAGCCGTCCGACCGGGGCGGTGTCGGACCGGGCCGATACGTAAGGAAGCAACCTGTGAGCGAGTCTGCGAGCGCGACGTCGGGGCGGCCCGAGCGCGCCGCGAGCGCGGGCGGGGCGACCACGAAGAAGAAGCGTGGCCTCTTCGGCCGCATCGCGCTCTTCGTGCGTCAGGTCATCGCCGAGCTCAAGAAGGTCGTGCGCCCGACGCGCAGCGAGCTGATGACCTACTTCGTCGTCGTCCTCGTCTTCGTCGCGGCGATCATGGCCTTCGTCGGTCTGCTCGACCTGTCGTTCGGTCGGCTCGTGCTGTGGATCTTCGGCTGACTCCCATGACGCCGTCGGTCCACGCCGGCAGCCGGCCGACCCAGTAGCCACCCACCGACCAGAAAGCAGGTCCCCTGTGCCTGAGGAAACTCTCGAGCCCCAGAACGTCGAGGAGACGTCGCTCGAGCACGGGCAGCCGGACGCCCCGGCTGCCGGCGACGCCGACGTCGGTGCTGCCGTCGAGCCCGACCAGGCCGGAGCGGACCTGACGGACGCCGAGGAGTCCGACGAGGACCTCGCCGCCGACTCCGAGGAGGCCGACGAGGCGCTCGCCGCGGACACCGCGGAGTCGGACGAGGCGCTGGCCGCGGACGTCGAGGGGGCGGAGCCCGCGACCGACGAGGCCGCCGCCGAGCCGGAGGCCGAGGAGGACCCGCTGGAGGCGTTCCGCAAGGAGCTCAGCCGGCTGCCGGGCTACTGGTACGTCGTGCACACCTACGCCGGCTACGAGAAGCGCGTGAAGGCGAACCTCGAGAACCGCATCCAGAGCCTCAACATGGAGGACTACATCTACCAGGTCGAGGTGCCCATGGAGGAGGTTGTCGAGATCAAGAACGCCCAGCGCAAGCTCGTCAACCGCGTCCGTGTCCCGGGCTACACCCTCGTCCGCATGGACCTGACCGACGAGTCCTGGGGCGCCGTGCGCCACACCCCGGGCGTCACCGGCTTCGTGGGCAACACCCACCAGCCGGTCCCGCTGACCGAGGACGAGGTCTTCTCGATGCTCGCCCCCACGGTCCAGGCCGCGGCCCCGGCCACGTCCGCCAAGTCGGCCACCGCCGGCGGCGGCGCGCAGCCGACGCCCATCCAGGTGGACTTCGAGGTCGGCGAGTCGGTCACCGTCACCGACGGCCCCTTCGAGACGCTGCCGGCGACCATCTCGGAGATCAGCCCGGAGAGCCAGAAGCTCAAGGTGCTCGTCACGATCTTCGGCCGGGAGACCCCGGTCGAGCTGTCGTTCTCGCAGGTCGCCAAGATCTGAGCCGAGGCGCGACAGCGTCTGCCGGCCGACCGCCGGCGGGTATCCCAGGAAGAACCGTTAGGACCCGAACATGCCCCCCAAGAAGAAGGTTGCAGGCCTGATCAAGCTCCAGATCCAGGCCGGCGCCGCGACCCCGGCGCCGCCGATCGGCCCCGCGCTGGGTCAGCACGGCGTCAACATCATGGAGTTCTGCAAGGCGTACAACGCGGCCACGGAGGCCCAGCGCGGCAACGTGATCCCGGTGGAGATCACGGTCTACGAGGACCGTTCCTTCACCTTCGTCACCAAGACCCCGCCGGCCGCCGAGATGATCAAGAAGGCCGCCGGTGTGGCCAAGGGCTCCGGCACGCCGCACACCGCCAAGGTCGGCAAGATCACCCGTGAGCAGGTGCAGGAGATCGCCCGCACCAAGCAGGAGGATCTCAACGCCAACGACATCGACGCCGCCGAGAAGATCATCGCCGGCACCGCCCGCTCCATGGGCATAACGGTCGAGGGCTGACCGAACAACCCGTACGACGGCGCCCCGGCGCCGTGAAGTGGCAGGGTCCGCGCGGACCCGCAGACCACGACTGCAGAAGAGAGAAGCAGATGGCAACGCGCAGCAAGAACTACCGCAAGGCCGCCGAGCGCATTCACGACGGCGAGCTCTACGCGCCCCTCCAGGCCGTTCGTCTGGCCAAGGAGACCGCGACCACCAAGTTCGACTCCACCGTCGAGGTCGTCTTCCGCCTCGGCGTCGACCCCCGCAAGGCAGACCAGATGGTGCGCGGCACCGTCAACCTGCCGCACGGCACCGGCAAGACCGCTCGGGTCCTGGTCTTCGCCGTCGGTGAGCGGGCCAACCAGGCCATCGAGGCCGGGGCGGACGAGGTCGGTGGCGACGAGCTGATCGAGAAGGTCGCGGCC
It encodes the following:
- the nusG gene encoding transcription termination/antitermination protein NusG, yielding MPEETLEPQNVEETSLEHGQPDAPAAGDADVGAAVEPDQAGADLTDAEESDEDLAADSEEADEALAADTAESDEALAADVEGAEPATDEAAAEPEAEEDPLEAFRKELSRLPGYWYVVHTYAGYEKRVKANLENRIQSLNMEDYIYQVEVPMEEVVEIKNAQRKLVNRVRVPGYTLVRMDLTDESWGAVRHTPGVTGFVGNTHQPVPLTEDEVFSMLAPTVQAAAPATSAKSATAGGGAQPTPIQVDFEVGESVTVTDGPFETLPATISEISPESQKLKVLVTIFGRETPVELSFSQVAKI
- a CDS encoding alanine/glycine:cation symporter family protein; translation: MDSERLAKILGDIGGVVWGPFILIPLLLGAGLYLTIRLGGLQFRKLGAALRLALVQRKDEGADGDISHYQALTTALAATVGVGNIAGVATAIHLGGPGALFWMWVTGLLGMASKYSEAFLGVRFRTKDAKGDVSGGPQYYLARAIPNRFGLVLSLTFAVFAVLASFGIGNMTQSNTVATSVEGSFGVPVWLVGLLLAVGTGAVLIGGIRSIGKVTAGFVPMMIVLYVLASLVLLVMNVADIPQALALIFTDAFTGTAAAGGFLGSTMILAIQFGVARGIFSNESGMGSAAIAAAAAQTRHPVRQGLVSMTQTFIDTLIVVSMTGLVIITTGAWQSEKEGAGMTAEAFNAGLGPWGHYIVTISVIFFAFSTVLGWAYYGERCMERLVGVKGVMPYRVLFTIVVFVGATTELTVVWNFSDIMNGLMALPNLIGLVICAGLIARETKAYLAHDPQLLQEPSVSTLEGTAALERLVRR
- a CDS encoding sensor histidine kinase; translation: MATTGGNPRGTTVRARILVLVLALTGLTLLVAGGTAFVLQRDRVDDVVDASLHRTAEEFSAFADDAARTAGADAREIIYDGMVREVPGPGEGMVGFVDGRLEYTMPSGLPLADDAELVTHLTDQLEAASGSGSGRIASVTTAAAEYRYALIPVTVDDVGVGALVVAFDRAAEQASVTDTFRTYALVSAVSFAVLAVVGWLLSGRLLRPVRQLRETAETISETDLSRRIDVTGTDDLSDLARTFNAMLARLEDAFSSQRRLLDDAGHELRTPITIVRGHLELMDPADPADTAATKALALSELDRMHRLADDLVMLARSEQPDFVQPAPASLGLLIDNVLDQARPLGERRWRVDERLEAEASVDAQRLTQAMLQLVANAVKFSDDGSTVAIGCALDGDRLHLWVRDEGVGIAPEQRERIFDRFARAPGEAGRREGAGLGLAIVAAIAEAHGGTVRVDSHPGAGSLFLLDLPAVDVEVDPRPSEEPVASTDEAARA
- a CDS encoding response regulator transcription factor: MAQILIVEDEAGISSFVTKGLRAAGHLPTAVATGRDALAHAHTDGYDLVILDIGLPDMDGFEVLRRMRGQGSTVPVIILTARSSVDDTVAGLDGGADDYMAKPFRFEELLARVRLRLRTEPSTVETTVLAHGDLSLDLRSRRVTVEGKEVDLSAREFSLLETFMTHPGQVLSREQLLSRVWGYDFDPGSNVVDVYVRYLRRKIGAAHVETVRGMGYRLVDVTR
- a CDS encoding pyridoxal phosphate-dependent aminotransferase, with protein sequence MGLVSASTTSKSRVSARLAAIGESATLAVDAKAKALKAAGRPVIGFGAGEPDFPTPDYIVEAAIAAAKDPVNHRYTPAKGLPVLREAIAAKTLRDSGYEVSPDSVLVTNGGKQAVYQAFAAIIDPGDEVLLPAPYWTTYPEAITLAGGTPVEVFAGADQEYLVTVEQLEAARTERTKALLFCSPSNPTGAVYSPEQTEAIGRWAVEHGVWVITDEIYEHLVYDDTVFTPIQRVVPELVDTSIVLNGVAKTYAMTGWRVGWMIGPQDVIKAATNLQSHLTSNVANVSQRAAVAALTGDLSAVENMRTAFDRRRRTMVEMLRAIDGVTLPTPRGAFYAYPSVEGVLGRTIRGRTPTTSAELAELILEEVEVAVVPGEAFGPSGYLRLSYALGDDDLVEGVGRIQELLA
- the secE gene encoding preprotein translocase subunit SecE: MSESASATSGRPERAASAGGATTKKKRGLFGRIALFVRQVIAELKKVVRPTRSELMTYFVVVLVFVAAIMAFVGLLDLSFGRLVLWIFG
- the rplK gene encoding 50S ribosomal protein L11, which translates into the protein MPPKKKVAGLIKLQIQAGAATPAPPIGPALGQHGVNIMEFCKAYNAATEAQRGNVIPVEITVYEDRSFTFVTKTPPAAEMIKKAAGVAKGSGTPHTAKVGKITREQVQEIARTKQEDLNANDIDAAEKIIAGTARSMGITVEG
- a CDS encoding phosphotransferase, whose translation is MSVPAAAEREPADVALLTGAEAGDMLAGALEAEGGRLLNWQVHTIHHRPGAGVTVGYTATVERADTVGDVVQSEEYLCATTARLSRGAGPGLVRLVQPDGGPVVHLWRHPADPELPALAVACDATLLSQRLGTEVGVELLAYRPTRRAVLRVRRAERGGAAAYLKVVRPSAAGAFVERHRTLTAAGVPAPEVLQADEDGLVLLAAGHGTPLANLLSRGLGERTDAVLEALLSTLDHLPSAVLDLPRRPAWSERADHYAHAAATVLPEHAARTRALADGINHLMASSDPGPLVPTHGDFYEANILMDPRPDVVAVTALLDVDAVGPGHRVDDLACLLGHVSVLPHLAPETYPHVPEVLDAWTRTCSTLVDPVALHARCAGVVLSLVAGARRTDGAHWRPDAEGRLACAEAWLAHGRELLARRGPR
- a CDS encoding ketopantoate reductase family protein produces the protein MLAILGPGAVGGLLGAALHRAGEDVVVVARPASARRILAEGIQVRSELFGEFTAMVPVTTALPAGSAVVLAVKAYGLPDVLPQLAAARPSEVLALLNGLGHAEALGEIPGARCGSVQVEAAREDGVVIHRGRFLIVNVPADADGRIAAALRRSGVDVRVRGTEQDVLWAKYSFLAPTALLTSWADLPLGEALARDPDVARGVVDEVAAVATADGHPTTSDELDALLRRLPATMMSSLQHDVRAGGPTELEAIGGHLIVLGERHGVPVPTLERVVDDLRSRLAA